From one Anopheles cruzii chromosome 3, idAnoCruzAS_RS32_06, whole genome shotgun sequence genomic stretch:
- the LOC128273557 gene encoding dipeptidase 1, with protein sequence MRRRKPIDGFILCGVCFWTIIVHLVSTCLTIQLEERMEIVRKVLKEVPLIDGHNDLPWNIRKFLKNQLREFRFGEDLRDITPWSTSAWSHTDLRRLKEGMVSAQFWSAYAPCSSQHLDAVQLTLEQIDLIRRLVNLYPQHMALVTTADGIEASHRSGKLASLIGIEGGHSIGTSLGVLRTFYQLGARYLTLTHTCNTPWADCCKVDEPGRVPHIGGLSHFGTLVVTEMNRLGMIVDLSHVSVPTMLDALATSKAPVIFSHSSAHAICNSSRNVPDHVLKRIAVNGGLVMVAFYPHFVSCGEKATLKDVVAHINHIRDVAGVDHVGIGAGYDGVNLVPQGLEDVSRYPYLFAELLESERWTEEDIAKLAGRNLIRVFRQVEQIRDQLEAQGMLPIDQSIPPEDILGRSYCRYSGPRT encoded by the exons ATGCGTCGCCGGAAGCCCATCGACGGCTTCATACTGTGCGGGGTTTGCTTCTGGACAATAATCGTACACCTGGTCTCGACATGCCTGACCATACAGCTCGAAGAGCGGATGGAGATTGTGCGCAAAGTGCTGAAGGAAGTGCCTTTAATCGATGG TCACAACGATTTGCCGTGGAACATAAGAAAGTTTCTGAAAAACCAATTACGGGAGTTTCGCTTCGGCGAGGATCTGCGCGACATTACACCGTGGTCAACGAGTGCCTGGAGCCACACGGACCTGCGGCGCCTGAAAGAGGGCATGGTTTCAGCACAG TTCTGGTCGGCCTATGCGCCCTGTTCGTCGCAACATTTGGACGCAGTGCAATTAACGCTGGAGCAGATCGATCTCATTCGGCGGTTAGTCAATCTTTATCCGCAGCACATGGCCCTGGTAACCACGGCCGACG GCATCGAAGCGAGCCACCGGTCGGGGAAGCTGGCCAGCCTGATAGGGATCGAGGGTGGCCACTCGATCGGCACCAGCCTCGGGGTGCTGCGGACCTTCTACCAGCTCGGGGCCCGCTATCTCACGCTCACGCACACCTGCAACACGCCGTGGGCGGACTGCTGCAAAGTTGatgagccgggccgggtgccgCACATCGGGGGCCTCTCCCACTTCGGCACACTCGTCGTCACCGAGATGAACCGGCTCGGCATGATCGTCGATCTGTCGCACGTGTCGGTGCCGACGATGCTCGATGCACTGGCCACCTCCAAGGCGCCCGTCATCTTCTCCCACTCGTCCGCCCACGCCATCTGCAACAGTTCCCGCAACGTGCCGGACCACGTGCTGAAGCGCATC GCCGTTAACGGCGGGCTGGTCATGGTTGCATTCTATCCCCACTTCGTGAGCTGCGGCGAAAAGGCCACCCTCAAGGATGTTGTGG CCCACATCAACCACATACGAGATGTGGCCGGAGTGGACCACGTCGGTATCGGTGCCGGTTACGATGGAGTAAACTT GGTGCCGCAGGGACTAGAGGACGTCTCCAGGTATCCTTACCTGTTCGCAGAACTGCTAGAATCAGAACGGTGGACCGAGGAGGACATAGCGAAGCTGGCGGGCCGGAATCTCATCCGAGTGTTTCGGCAGGTGGAACAG ATACGAGATCAGCTGGAGGCACAGGGAATGCTGCCCATCGACCAATCGATACCACCGGAGGACATCCTCGGCCGCTCGTACTGCCGCTACTCGGGACCACGGACGTGA